In the Leptolyngbya sp. SIO1E4 genome, one interval contains:
- a CDS encoding 30S ribosomal protein S21 — MTQVVIGENENIESALRRFKRQVSKAGIFSEVKRHRHFETPQEKRKRKAVARQKKRFR; from the coding sequence ATGACTCAGGTCGTTATTGGTGAAAACGAAAATATTGAATCTGCTTTACGTCGCTTTAAGCGTCAAGTTTCAAAGGCTGGTATCTTTTCTGAAGTGAAGCGTCATCGCCACTTTGAAACCCCGCAAGAAAAGCGCAAGCGCAAGGCGGTTGCCCGGCAGAAGAAACGGTTCCGCTAA
- a CDS encoding saccharopine dehydrogenase NADP-binding domain-containing protein, which produces MTQKVLILGGQGRIGASVAADVLAHTEAAITVTGRQPTGQPLPPRCEFSALDLADQAAVEQAIARHTLVIHCAGPFSYRDAHVLETCIAQRVNYVDVADNPRYVQTALELRSAAQVQGVTAIVSTGVFPGISNSMVRQGIEQLDEADSVQLSYVVAGSGGAGVTVMRTTFLELQHPFQGWIDGAWQSIEPYSQREMVTFPAPYHRCGVYWFNTIEAMTLPRSFPVKTVITKFGSVPDVYNHLTWMMAHGVPKGWLRQPATVEFLARVSYRMTEISDRLSGIGIAMRADIDGVHNGVAERYTATFVHPDTAAAAGMGTGSVAQLLLSGELQAPGVWPVEQAVPTELFQRACQVRGLVVEGRVEGRG; this is translated from the coding sequence ATGACACAAAAGGTTTTGATTTTAGGGGGGCAGGGGCGTATTGGGGCGAGCGTTGCAGCGGATGTGCTGGCGCATACCGAGGCAGCCATTACCGTGACCGGACGGCAACCAACGGGGCAGCCGCTACCCCCCCGCTGTGAGTTTTCAGCCCTGGACTTAGCCGATCAGGCGGCTGTAGAGCAGGCGATCGCCCGTCATACCCTGGTGATTCACTGTGCTGGGCCGTTTAGCTACCGCGATGCCCATGTGCTAGAAACCTGCATTGCCCAAAGGGTGAATTATGTGGATGTGGCCGATAATCCCCGGTATGTTCAAACTGCTTTGGAGTTGAGATCTGCAGCCCAGGTGCAAGGGGTGACGGCGATCGTCAGTACCGGGGTCTTTCCAGGCATTTCAAACAGTATGGTGCGCCAGGGCATCGAGCAGTTGGACGAGGCAGACTCGGTGCAGCTCAGCTATGTAGTGGCAGGTTCTGGAGGGGCGGGGGTCACCGTCATGCGCACAACATTTCTAGAACTCCAGCATCCGTTTCAGGGGTGGATTGATGGAGCCTGGCAGTCGATAGAGCCCTACAGCCAACGAGAAATGGTGACGTTTCCGGCCCCCTACCACCGCTGCGGGGTTTACTGGTTTAACACGATTGAAGCCATGACCCTGCCGAGATCTTTTCCAGTCAAAACCGTCATCACGAAGTTTGGCTCAGTGCCGGATGTGTACAACCATCTCACCTGGATGATGGCCCATGGCGTGCCTAAAGGATGGCTGCGTCAGCCTGCCACCGTTGAGTTTCTGGCTCGCGTCAGCTATCGCATGACGGAAATCAGCGATCGCCTCAGCGGCATTGGCATTGCCATGCGGGCCGATATTGATGGCGTCCATAACGGGGTGGCTGAACGCTATACCGCCACCTTTGTCCATCCGGATACGGCGGCGGCAGCGGGCATGGGCACGGGCAGCGTCGCCCAGCTGTTGCTATCGGGTGAGCTACAGGCACCGGGGGTATGGCCGGTGGAACAGGCGGTGCCGACTGAGTTGTTTCAGCGGGCGTGTCAAGTGCGGGGGTTGGTGGTTGAGGGGAGGGTGGAGGGTAGAGGGTGA
- a CDS encoding protein kinase, whose protein sequence is MTIDTPAEDRGQQTLAAIVLTDAVGFSARMSVDEETTLSLIHRDLKLTEALCRQFEGRVIKSTGDGLLMYFASAVQAVKCSLEIQQQLAQEHQDRKIENPLQHRIGVHLGDVFFKDSDVMGNGVNIAARLQTEAHAGGICISQIVYDVVKSRLNLNVAYAGRLQLKNIQDPQPAYHLYPQGQAPTPSAKANQPPEQTKPSGTREHPPAPLRPHPPTPRDCLEPGSKVGGRYQVQRVLGQGGFGRSYLVEDSQRFGELCVLKEFFPASTSKRSLPKALDLFKREAKTLYQINHPQIPKFMACFTQGKRLFIVQEYINGVTYAQLLKQRKREGWCFSVEEVIQWLIHLLQVLDYLHDLNVVHRDISPDNIMYSSDRTLPMLIDFGLVNDTMNDIFSADDEEATAGKVKSATIVGKFGYSPPEQMQLGQCFPSSDLYALGVTAIVLLTGKYPRELMDRGSLEWDWQRHVDLPPRFVQLLNRMIRQKPRERFQSAREVLEVAVTLIANATSPLPQAVVKPIDLSVEQTAPPLYDAPLQRGQPVMPDPIFLAQCQKELTRSVGPMASVLVEDVLEQHPDASPQELVALLAAQLSDGNQADDFTSRIYANPSILAHPGGAKPPPSTALSSAPSPETRIGPEFLNRCRQVLSQSIGPMADFLIEETLADYPGLSPQDLVLQLATEIPDPKKAREFQQRLL, encoded by the coding sequence ATGACTATCGACACCCCCGCAGAAGATCGTGGTCAACAGACCTTAGCAGCCATTGTTTTGACAGATGCCGTCGGTTTCAGTGCACGGATGTCTGTAGATGAAGAAACCACCCTCAGTCTCATTCATCGGGACTTGAAGTTGACGGAAGCGCTCTGTCGGCAATTTGAAGGGCGCGTGATTAAGTCTACCGGAGACGGGCTGCTGATGTATTTCGCGAGCGCTGTCCAAGCCGTCAAGTGCAGTCTCGAAATTCAGCAGCAACTCGCCCAAGAGCATCAGGATCGAAAAATAGAAAACCCTCTGCAACATCGCATCGGCGTTCACCTGGGAGACGTGTTTTTCAAAGACTCTGACGTTATGGGAAACGGCGTGAACATTGCCGCACGACTGCAGACAGAAGCCCACGCCGGAGGTATTTGCATCTCCCAAATTGTGTACGACGTGGTGAAATCTAGACTTAACCTGAATGTGGCCTATGCCGGACGGCTACAGCTAAAAAATATTCAGGATCCTCAACCGGCCTATCACCTATATCCCCAGGGTCAGGCCCCCACCCCCTCTGCTAAAGCCAATCAGCCCCCAGAGCAAACCAAACCATCCGGCACCCGAGAGCACCCCCCAGCACCTTTGCGGCCCCACCCGCCAACGCCTCGTGATTGCCTAGAACCTGGCAGCAAAGTAGGGGGACGCTATCAGGTACAGCGGGTCTTGGGGCAAGGTGGGTTTGGACGCTCTTATCTCGTGGAAGATAGCCAGCGATTTGGCGAACTGTGTGTCTTGAAAGAATTTTTCCCGGCTAGCACCTCTAAACGGAGCCTACCAAAAGCGCTGGATCTCTTTAAACGGGAGGCCAAGACCCTTTATCAAATTAATCATCCCCAAATTCCTAAATTCATGGCCTGCTTTACCCAGGGCAAGCGCCTGTTTATTGTGCAGGAATATATCAACGGGGTGACCTATGCCCAATTATTAAAGCAGCGCAAGCGAGAAGGTTGGTGCTTCTCTGTAGAAGAGGTGATCCAATGGTTAATTCATCTGCTACAGGTATTGGATTATCTCCATGACCTGAACGTAGTGCATCGGGACATTTCCCCCGACAACATTATGTATTCCAGCGATCGCACGTTGCCGATGTTAATTGATTTTGGCCTCGTCAATGACACCATGAACGACATTTTCTCAGCCGACGACGAAGAGGCCACGGCCGGAAAAGTCAAATCGGCCACAATTGTCGGCAAGTTTGGCTATTCTCCCCCAGAACAAATGCAGTTGGGGCAGTGTTTTCCCTCCAGTGATTTGTATGCCCTGGGGGTCACCGCCATCGTCCTTTTAACCGGGAAATATCCCCGGGAGCTGATGGATCGAGGGTCTCTAGAGTGGGACTGGCAAAGGCATGTCGATTTACCGCCCCGATTTGTTCAGCTCCTCAACCGCATGATTCGGCAAAAACCCCGGGAGCGTTTTCAATCAGCGAGAGAGGTGCTAGAGGTTGCGGTCACCCTCATTGCCAATGCCACCTCTCCCCTGCCGCAAGCGGTGGTCAAGCCGATTGATCTGTCTGTAGAACAAACAGCACCGCCGCTGTATGACGCCCCCTTACAACGCGGGCAACCGGTGATGCCCGATCCGATCTTTCTAGCCCAGTGCCAGAAAGAACTCACCCGATCCGTGGGGCCAATGGCCAGCGTCCTGGTCGAGGATGTTTTAGAGCAGCATCCAGATGCCAGCCCCCAAGAGTTGGTGGCGTTACTGGCTGCTCAGCTATCTGATGGTAACCAAGCCGATGACTTCACCAGTCGGATTTATGCAAACCCTTCCATACTGGCCCATCCGGGTGGTGCCAAACCACCCCCATCAACAGCCCTTTCTTCAGCTCCTTCCCCTGAAACCCGAATCGGCCCAGAATTCTTAAATCGATGTCGTCAGGTGTTAAGCCAATCTATCGGGCCAATGGCAGACTTTCTCATAGAAGAAACCTTGGCAGACTACCCCGGCTTAAGCCCCCAAGATCTCGTCTTGCAGCTCGCCACTGAAATCCCTGACCCCAAAAAGGCCCGAGAATTTCAGCAGCGGTTGCTGTAG
- a CDS encoding TldD/PmbA family protein — translation MPTLQDIAAYAEESAHKLGIQKYDLYGSSVEETSVQVDKGEPKQVKASQRSSVIVRVWNEQGRLGVTTTTDVDPNGINLALQTAAEASAFGAKEHIPDFSPEAKAPTAAVSYETAAAAPVQTLIETLVDAEKALLAAHPAIASVPYNGLAQRAVDRFYLNSGGALRREDRTYASVYLYSKTEQEGRKPRSAGAIRVNRGLADLDVPACIQEATDKTLSHLDYQKIDSGKYPVVFSAEAFLSLLDAFSNLFNAQSILDNRSLSTVDSLGTQIATPLLTVYDDALHAENVSAETFDGEGTPTRRLPIITEGVLSHFLHSAGTAKRMGTQPTGHASIGAKVSVGPNFYHVMPGQPSGASLSLDTAENVIFIDDLQALHAGVNALQGSFSLPFDGWLVNQGEKISIESATVAGDFRDLLKSIIHIEAEPEITPGGVCPRVWVEGLSITGEG, via the coding sequence ATGCCAACCCTTCAAGATATTGCTGCGTACGCGGAAGAGAGTGCCCACAAGCTGGGCATCCAAAAATATGACCTTTATGGCTCCTCTGTGGAGGAAACCAGTGTTCAGGTTGATAAGGGAGAACCGAAGCAGGTCAAGGCATCTCAGCGCTCTAGTGTAATTGTGCGGGTGTGGAATGAGCAGGGGCGTCTTGGGGTGACCACCACTACAGATGTGGACCCTAACGGCATTAACCTGGCGTTGCAAACTGCGGCTGAAGCCAGTGCCTTTGGCGCTAAAGAGCATATTCCCGACTTTAGCCCTGAAGCTAAGGCCCCGACCGCTGCGGTTTCCTACGAGACAGCAGCGGCAGCCCCTGTTCAAACCCTGATTGAGACCCTGGTCGATGCAGAGAAAGCCTTGCTAGCTGCCCACCCTGCGATCGCTTCGGTTCCTTACAATGGTTTGGCTCAGCGTGCGGTGGATCGGTTCTATCTCAACAGTGGTGGGGCACTGCGGCGAGAAGATCGCACCTATGCCTCTGTGTACCTCTACAGCAAAACCGAACAGGAGGGCCGGAAGCCGCGATCGGCCGGAGCAATTCGAGTGAATCGCGGGCTCGCTGACCTGGATGTGCCCGCCTGCATTCAAGAAGCAACGGATAAAACTTTGAGCCATCTGGACTACCAGAAAATTGATTCTGGCAAGTACCCGGTTGTGTTCTCGGCGGAGGCGTTTCTGAGTTTGCTAGATGCGTTCTCTAACCTGTTCAATGCCCAGAGCATTCTAGACAACCGCAGTTTGTCTACCGTAGATTCCCTCGGCACTCAGATTGCAACGCCTTTGCTAACCGTCTATGATGACGCGCTCCACGCTGAGAATGTTAGCGCTGAAACCTTTGATGGAGAAGGGACGCCGACCCGTCGCCTGCCCATTATTACCGAAGGCGTATTAAGTCATTTTTTGCACAGTGCGGGTACGGCTAAGCGCATGGGAACCCAGCCCACTGGCCACGCCAGCATTGGGGCTAAGGTCAGTGTAGGGCCGAACTTTTATCATGTAATGCCGGGGCAGCCATCTGGGGCATCCCTGAGCCTGGATACGGCAGAGAATGTCATTTTTATTGATGACTTGCAGGCGCTTCACGCCGGGGTTAATGCCCTGCAGGGCTCTTTCTCGCTGCCGTTTGATGGCTGGCTGGTGAATCAGGGTGAAAAGATCAGCATCGAGTCTGCCACCGTGGCCGGAGATTTCCGCGATCTGCTGAAGTCCATCATCCACATTGAAGCAGAACCTGAGATCACCCCAGGTGGGGTCTGCCCCCGCGTTTGGGTCGAAGGGCTTTCCATTACGGGGGAAGGCTAA
- the acsF gene encoding magnesium-protoporphyrin IX monomethyl ester (oxidative) cyclase — protein sequence MVDSLKKPELQEMRPGVKVPAKETILAPRFYTTDFDEMAKMDISVNEDELTAILEEFRADYNRHHFVRDAEFEQSWEHIDGDTRKLFVEFLERSCTAEFSGFLLYKELGRKLKDKSPVIAECFTLMSRDEARHAGFLNKAMSDFNLQLDLGFLTKSKNYTFFKPKFIFYATYLSEKIGYWRYINIYRHLESHPENRIYPIFRFFENWCQDENRHGDFFSAIMKSQPQFLNDWRARLWCRFFLLSVFATMYLNDLQRKDFYAAIGLDARTYDIQVIRETNATSARVFPVILNVDHPEFFKALDISSAANTKVVEIGKSNQPKLVKLLRRLPHIANIGWQMVRLYFMKPIDADQMRGAVR from the coding sequence ATGGTAGATTCCCTGAAAAAGCCTGAATTACAAGAAATGCGCCCTGGGGTTAAGGTGCCTGCAAAGGAGACGATCCTAGCCCCTCGTTTTTACACGACTGACTTCGATGAGATGGCCAAGATGGATATCTCTGTCAACGAAGATGAGTTGACAGCCATCCTCGAAGAGTTCCGTGCTGACTATAATCGCCATCACTTCGTCAGGGATGCTGAATTTGAGCAGTCTTGGGAACACATTGATGGCGACACTCGAAAGCTGTTCGTCGAATTCCTGGAACGGTCTTGCACAGCCGAGTTCTCTGGCTTCCTTCTATACAAAGAATTGGGGCGTAAGCTCAAAGATAAAAGCCCGGTGATTGCAGAGTGCTTCACGCTCATGTCTCGGGATGAAGCTCGTCATGCTGGCTTTCTAAATAAGGCCATGTCAGACTTCAACCTGCAGCTAGACTTGGGCTTCTTAACGAAGAGCAAGAACTACACCTTCTTTAAGCCCAAATTTATCTTCTACGCAACATATCTTTCTGAGAAGATTGGCTACTGGCGCTACATCAACATTTATCGCCATCTAGAATCCCATCCCGAAAATCGCATCTACCCGATTTTCCGCTTCTTTGAGAACTGGTGTCAGGACGAGAACCGCCACGGCGATTTCTTCTCCGCCATCATGAAATCTCAGCCCCAGTTCCTCAATGACTGGAGAGCGCGTTTGTGGTGTCGCTTCTTCCTGCTGTCTGTGTTTGCGACGATGTATCTCAATGATTTGCAGCGGAAGGACTTCTACGCTGCTATTGGGCTCGACGCTCGCACCTATGACATCCAGGTGATTCGAGAAACCAATGCAACCTCTGCACGCGTTTTCCCAGTTATTTTGAACGTCGATCATCCCGAGTTCTTCAAGGCGCTAGACATTAGCTCAGCGGCCAATACGAAGGTTGTGGAAATTGGGAAGTCGAACCAGCCCAAGCTGGTTAAGTTGTTGCGTCGTCTGCCCCATATCGCCAACATTGGCTGGCAGATGGTACGGCTCTACTTCATGAAGCCCATTGATGCCGATCAGATGCGAGGTGCGGTTCGTTAA